The Oreochromis niloticus isolate F11D_XX linkage group LG13, O_niloticus_UMD_NMBU, whole genome shotgun sequence genome has a window encoding:
- the LOC102076403 gene encoding cystatin-D isoform X2 — protein sequence MFAWFCVFVCASAAGQTMTGEPRSVPVNDTRVLTAARFAVAEFNKVNAGETFAYKTVAITSAKIQVVAGIKYILDMLLGQTVCSRSHAAADSEPCAFQSRRKEYQCHFVVVEVPWEKSRVLSKNECHQNKS from the exons ATGTTTGcctggttttgtgtttttgtttgtgcttcGGCCGCCGGACAAACCATGACCGGGGAACCCCGAAGTGTTCCGGTTAACGACACCAGGGTTTTGACGGCAGCTCGTTTTGCTGTGGCTGAATTCAACAAAGTCAACGCAGGAGAGACGTTCGCTTATAAAACTGTGGCGATAACATCGGCTAAAATTCAG GTAGTTGCGGGAATAAAGTACATTCTGGACATGCTGCTGGGGCAGACTGTGTGCAGCAGAAGCCACGCTGCTGCGGACAGCGAGCCATGTGCTTTCCAGTCTAGACGCAAG GAGTACCAGTGCCACTTCGTCGTTGTAGAAGTCCCCTGGGAGAAATCACGTGTTCTCTCTAAAAATGAGTgccaccaaaataaaagctaa
- the LOC102076403 gene encoding cystatin-D isoform X1, producing the protein MFAWFCVFVCASAAGQTMTGEPRSVPVNDTRVLTAARFAVAEFNKVNAGETFAYKTVAITSAKIQVVAGIKYILDMLLGQTVCSRSHAAADSEPCAFQSRRKASSRTGWCITRRGGVPVPLRRCRSPLGEITCSL; encoded by the exons ATGTTTGcctggttttgtgtttttgtttgtgcttcGGCCGCCGGACAAACCATGACCGGGGAACCCCGAAGTGTTCCGGTTAACGACACCAGGGTTTTGACGGCAGCTCGTTTTGCTGTGGCTGAATTCAACAAAGTCAACGCAGGAGAGACGTTCGCTTATAAAACTGTGGCGATAACATCGGCTAAAATTCAG GTAGTTGCGGGAATAAAGTACATTCTGGACATGCTGCTGGGGCAGACTGTGTGCAGCAGAAGCCACGCTGCTGCGGACAGCGAGCCATGTGCTTTCCAGTCTAGACGCAAGGCAAGTTCAAGAACTGGGTGGTGCATAACACGACGAGGGG GAGTACCAGTGCCACTTCGTCGTTGTAGAAGTCCCCTGGGAGAAATCACGTGTTCTCTCTAA